One genomic region from Mycobacterium basiliense encodes:
- the fadD4 gene encoding fatty-acid--CoA ligase FadD4, protein MQIRQHVGAGKPAVILHPSGTVVSFDELEVRANRLAHRFRQAGLREGDAVAILMENNEHIHAVMWAARRSGLYYVPINTHLTAPEAAYIVDNSNAKAIIGSAALRDTCAGLAEYLPGGLPDLLLLAGPEGQLPGWEAYPGCVGDQPDTPIADEREGDLLQYSSGTTGRPKGIKRELQHVTPDAAQGMMSVLIDIWMDPDSVYLSPAPLYHTAPSVWSMSAQAGGITTVVLEKFDAEGALDAIQRYRVTHGQFVPAMFTRMLKLPESVRQSYDISSLKRVMHAAAPCPVEIKKQMMDWWGPIIDEYYASSEAIGSTLIAAEDWLAHPGSVGRPMQGAVHIVGEDGNEQPAGQPGEIYFEGGYSFEYLNDPSKTAAAHNKNGWVTVGDIGYLDDEGYLFLTDRRHHMIISGGVNIYPQEAENLLVTHPKVLDAAVFGIPDEEMGQRVMAAVQTVDPADASEPFADELLSWLRERLSHFKCPQVIAFEEQLPRTDTGKLYKNGLVEKYSG, encoded by the coding sequence ATGCAGATACGCCAGCATGTCGGCGCTGGCAAGCCGGCTGTCATCCTGCATCCGTCCGGGACGGTAGTCAGTTTCGACGAGCTGGAAGTGCGGGCCAATCGGTTGGCGCACCGGTTTCGTCAGGCGGGCCTGCGCGAGGGCGACGCCGTCGCCATCCTGATGGAAAACAACGAACACATCCACGCGGTGATGTGGGCGGCTCGGCGCAGTGGGCTCTATTACGTGCCGATCAATACCCACCTGACCGCGCCCGAGGCCGCCTACATCGTCGACAACAGCAACGCCAAGGCGATCATCGGTTCCGCGGCCCTGCGAGATACCTGCGCGGGTCTGGCCGAATATCTGCCCGGCGGGCTCCCGGACCTGTTGCTGTTGGCCGGACCCGAGGGACAGTTGCCGGGCTGGGAGGCCTATCCGGGATGTGTTGGGGATCAACCTGATACACCGATAGCCGACGAGCGCGAGGGCGATCTGCTGCAGTACTCGTCGGGAACCACCGGTAGGCCCAAGGGAATCAAACGGGAACTGCAGCATGTCACCCCGGATGCCGCTCAAGGGATGATGTCGGTACTGATCGACATCTGGATGGACCCCGATTCTGTCTATTTGAGTCCCGCCCCGTTGTACCACACCGCGCCGTCGGTGTGGTCGATGAGCGCACAGGCCGGCGGCATCACCACCGTTGTGCTGGAAAAATTCGACGCCGAAGGGGCGCTCGACGCCATCCAGCGCTATCGGGTCACGCACGGACAATTCGTACCAGCCATGTTCACCAGGATGCTGAAACTTCCTGAATCCGTTCGTCAGTCGTATGACATCTCGAGTCTGAAGCGGGTGATGCACGCCGCCGCGCCGTGTCCGGTTGAGATCAAAAAACAGATGATGGACTGGTGGGGACCGATTATCGACGAGTATTACGCGTCCTCGGAAGCCATCGGGTCCACGTTGATCGCCGCCGAGGATTGGCTGGCGCATCCGGGATCGGTCGGCCGCCCGATGCAGGGTGCAGTACACATTGTCGGCGAGGACGGCAACGAACAACCGGCGGGCCAACCGGGAGAGATCTACTTCGAAGGCGGATACTCCTTCGAGTATCTCAACGACCCGTCGAAAACGGCTGCCGCGCACAACAAGAACGGCTGGGTTACGGTCGGCGATATCGGTTACCTTGACGACGAGGGCTATCTGTTCCTGACCGATCGGCGCCACCATATGATCATCTCCGGTGGGGTCAACATCTACCCACAGGAAGCCGAGAATCTCTTGGTGACACACCCCAAGGTGCTCGACGCCGCGGTGTTCGGAATCCCCGACGAGGAGATGGGTCAGCGGGTTATGGCCGCCGTGCAGACCGTAGATCCAGCCGACGCCAGCGAGCCGTTTGCCGACGAATTGCTGTCTTGGCTGCGAGAACGATTGTCGCACTTCAAATGTCCCCAGGTCATTGCGTTCGAGGAGCAATTGCCGCGCACCGACACCGGTAAGCTCTACAAGAACGGACTGGTCGAGAAATATTCGGGATGA
- a CDS encoding amidohydrolase family protein, with product MLIRRATLLDETMCDIRVGARIDEVGEALATWPGEGVLDAAGGAVVPGLHDHHVHLRSAASALESLALGPPGVVTKDLFAQALSQAEPGVDGWIRAVGYHESVAGRLDRHLLDAVVPDVPLRVQHRSGAMWFLNSAALSQIGLVDHVDGRLRSTDPGWSDALRPADTGLAELSDRLAAVGVTGVTDATPDVGAEDMVALMVAHRRGEFRPRLRFLSPGKKILQDDRLDLDDLTAWISCRHNANRPVAVHSVTAAQLVVTIAALRAAGSHPLDRIEHAAVVPDDALPDLADLGVTVVTQPNFVAERGDQYLAEIPPAEQGELWRVASLLNANVRVAFSTDMPFGQGDPWAAMRAAVHRTTPSGAVLNIGECVSAQAALAMFLGFPEAPGRPRGIAAGQPGDLCVLSQPPAAVLAELSADMVRATIIGGEIVYNAQ from the coding sequence ATGCTGATTCGGCGGGCCACATTGTTGGACGAGACGATGTGTGATATCCGGGTCGGAGCCCGGATCGACGAGGTCGGCGAAGCCCTGGCCACGTGGCCGGGGGAGGGCGTGCTCGACGCCGCCGGGGGGGCCGTTGTGCCCGGTCTGCATGACCACCACGTGCACCTGCGCTCGGCGGCTTCCGCTCTGGAATCGCTGGCCCTTGGGCCGCCTGGCGTGGTTACCAAAGATCTGTTCGCCCAAGCCCTTTCGCAAGCGGAGCCGGGCGTGGATGGCTGGATTCGCGCCGTCGGCTATCACGAATCGGTGGCCGGACGGCTGGATCGCCATCTCCTCGATGCCGTGGTGCCCGATGTTCCCCTGCGGGTGCAGCACCGCAGCGGAGCGATGTGGTTCCTCAACTCCGCCGCGCTGAGCCAAATTGGGTTGGTTGACCACGTCGACGGTCGGCTGCGCAGCACCGATCCCGGTTGGTCCGATGCACTGCGGCCAGCTGATACCGGCCTTGCGGAGTTGAGCGATCGACTCGCCGCGGTCGGTGTCACCGGGGTCACCGATGCCACCCCCGATGTCGGCGCCGAAGACATGGTCGCGCTGATGGTGGCGCATCGGCGGGGCGAATTCCGGCCGCGGCTACGGTTCTTATCCCCGGGCAAAAAGATCCTGCAGGACGACCGGTTGGATCTGGACGATCTGACCGCGTGGATCTCGTGCCGCCACAACGCAAATCGACCGGTCGCCGTCCACAGCGTCACCGCGGCACAACTGGTGGTGACCATCGCGGCATTGCGTGCCGCCGGCAGCCATCCGCTCGATCGGATCGAGCATGCCGCCGTGGTGCCCGACGACGCCCTGCCCGACCTGGCCGACCTGGGCGTCACAGTGGTGACGCAACCCAACTTCGTTGCCGAGCGTGGCGACCAGTACCTCGCCGAAATCCCGCCGGCCGAGCAGGGTGAACTGTGGCGGGTCGCGTCGTTGTTGAACGCAAATGTTCGCGTTGCATTTTCCACGGACATGCCGTTCGGCCAGGGCGACCCGTGGGCGGCCATGCGCGCGGCAGTGCACCGCACCACACCCAGTGGTGCCGTCCTCAACATCGGCGAATGCGTTTCTGCACAAGCGGCTTTGGCGATGTTCCTGGGGTTCCCAGAAGCACCGGGCCGGCCGCGCGGCATAGCGGCCGGACAGCCGGGCGACCTATGTGTGCTTTCGCAGCCACCCGCGGCGGTGCTGGCCGAGTTGAGTGCCGACATGGTGCGGGCGACCATCATCGGTGGTGAAATTGTTTACAACGCACAATGA
- a CDS encoding CoA transferase yields the protein MGGVSSVPSPWAPKWGSSGLAYLTGQPGGPPDFSRCNVLARAEAIAADAATLLTGRAGLLGLARAGRTSPGGASRLLPAMDGWFAVTLSRSEDIDAVPALVQVDQRPEDPWPVLRRWATSRSVSTIVERAELLDIPAAALGEVVAERPRTRRIASPGYMGGPAGLLVADLSSMWAGPLCGYLLARSGATVVKVESPRRPDGTRAGNRGFFDWINGEKLSYCLDFDQQAGELRDLLAVADVVIEGSRPAALARRGFGPDHVAPRSGRIWLRINGYGEHSGRPAFGDDAAVAGGLVGSSAQGPVFCGDAIADPLSGLEATRAVSESLRRGGGELIDVSMAAVAATYAALPVETPAAAEPVGPPAPPPPPASAAAELGADGAAVRRLVSERLGRAC from the coding sequence ATTGGTGGTGTGAGCTCGGTGCCGTCTCCGTGGGCCCCCAAGTGGGGTAGCAGCGGGCTGGCCTACCTGACCGGCCAGCCCGGTGGGCCGCCGGACTTCTCTCGCTGCAACGTGCTCGCCCGCGCCGAAGCGATCGCTGCTGATGCGGCCACTCTGTTGACTGGACGAGCCGGATTACTCGGGCTGGCACGCGCGGGCCGGACGTCACCCGGGGGTGCGAGCCGGTTGCTACCAGCAATGGACGGCTGGTTTGCCGTTACTCTTTCGCGCTCCGAGGACATTGACGCGGTTCCGGCGCTGGTGCAAGTCGATCAGCGCCCCGAAGATCCCTGGCCGGTGCTGCGGCGGTGGGCCACCTCGCGTTCGGTGTCAACGATCGTCGAGCGGGCCGAGTTGCTGGACATTCCCGCGGCGGCTCTCGGTGAAGTTGTCGCCGAACGGCCGCGGACACGTCGCATCGCTTCGCCGGGGTACATGGGCGGCCCGGCCGGCCTGCTGGTCGCCGACCTGTCGTCGATGTGGGCCGGCCCCCTCTGCGGGTACCTGCTGGCCCGGTCCGGAGCAACCGTCGTCAAGGTCGAAAGCCCCCGACGCCCGGACGGGACTCGCGCCGGAAATCGTGGCTTCTTCGACTGGATCAACGGTGAAAAGTTGTCCTACTGCCTAGATTTCGACCAGCAGGCCGGTGAGCTACGAGACCTGTTAGCGGTTGCCGATGTCGTCATCGAGGGATCGCGGCCGGCCGCGCTGGCCCGCCGAGGGTTTGGCCCTGACCATGTCGCCCCGCGTTCTGGACGAATCTGGCTGCGCATCAACGGATATGGCGAGCATTCCGGCCGTCCCGCGTTTGGTGACGATGCGGCGGTGGCCGGTGGCTTGGTCGGCTCGTCCGCGCAAGGACCGGTATTCTGCGGCGACGCGATCGCTGACCCACTGTCCGGGCTGGAGGCGACGCGTGCGGTCAGCGAGTCGCTGCGCCGCGGGGGCGGCGAACTCATCGACGTGTCCATGGCCGCCGTTGCCGCGACGTACGCGGCGCTGCCTGTCGAGACACCGGCCGCGGCCGAGCCGGTTGGGCCGCCGGCGCCGCCGCCACCACCGGCCAGCGCCGCCGCCGAGCTGGGGGCCGACGGTGCCGCAGTGCGTCGCCTTGTCTCTGAAAGGCTCGGTCGAGCATGCTGA
- a CDS encoding enoyl-CoA hydratase/isomerase family protein, with amino-acid sequence MLRIVDLSSAADPGVDVPAGLIIAHGPISDESWLNAATFTLTEDASNDPRVVTVDSVPDALAELSRRCQRWPQASAVCGDVLRAVDPTGAVLAGVTTESFAYSTLQAGPEFARWLAERGPAQAPDLDADGLVQAERAGCTLHVTFNRPQRHNAFCTAARAALLEALTVAQLDPSITEVVLGGNGPSFCSGGDLAEFGTFADPVSAHLARTRCSPALALDELTSRLGRACRAEVHGHVLGSGLEMAAFCGWVQAQQDSVFGLPELSLGLIPGAGGTVSVTRRIGRWRTAYLVLSGRTIDAETALAWRLVDAIEPN; translated from the coding sequence ATGCTCAGGATCGTCGACCTGTCGAGCGCCGCAGACCCCGGTGTCGACGTGCCAGCGGGTTTGATCATCGCACATGGCCCAATATCAGATGAATCCTGGTTGAATGCAGCAACTTTCACGCTAACCGAAGATGCCAGCAACGATCCGCGGGTAGTCACCGTGGACTCGGTGCCCGATGCGCTGGCCGAGCTGAGCCGGCGCTGCCAGCGCTGGCCACAAGCCAGTGCCGTCTGCGGCGACGTGTTGCGCGCCGTGGATCCTACCGGTGCCGTGCTGGCTGGCGTGACGACCGAGTCGTTTGCCTATTCGACGCTGCAAGCAGGGCCCGAGTTCGCGCGCTGGCTCGCCGAGCGTGGACCGGCGCAGGCACCCGACCTGGACGCCGACGGACTGGTGCAGGCCGAACGTGCCGGCTGCACCTTGCATGTCACATTCAATCGGCCACAACGGCACAATGCGTTTTGCACCGCCGCTCGCGCCGCGCTGCTGGAGGCGTTGACCGTTGCGCAGTTGGATCCATCGATCACCGAGGTGGTGCTGGGCGGCAACGGGCCATCATTTTGCAGCGGTGGTGATCTCGCCGAGTTCGGCACCTTCGCCGACCCGGTTAGCGCTCACCTCGCCCGCACCCGGTGCAGCCCGGCTCTTGCGCTTGACGAGCTTACCTCCCGGCTCGGCCGGGCCTGCCGCGCTGAAGTGCACGGTCATGTGCTGGGTAGCGGTTTAGAGATGGCGGCGTTTTGTGGATGGGTTCAGGCTCAACAAGATTCGGTATTCGGGCTGCCGGAGTTAAGTCTCGGGCTGATACCCGGCGCGGGTGGCACAGTCAGCGTCACTCGCCGAATAGGGCGCTGGCGAACGGCATATCTTGTACTCTCCGGTCGAACCATCGATGCCGAAACGGCGTTGGCATGGCGACTGGTCGATGCGATCGAGCCGAACTAG
- a CDS encoding acyl-CoA dehydrogenase family protein, with protein MLVATVRAFVDRDVKPTVREVEHANTYPEAWIEQMKLIGIYGLAIGEEYGGSPVSMPCYVQVTQELARGWMSLAGAMGGHTVVAKLLALFGTAEQRQAYLPPMATGELRATMALTEPGGGSDLQNMSTTALPDGPDRSSLVINGAKTWISNARRSGLIALLCKTDPDAIPQHQGISIVLVEPGPGLTVSRDLPKLGYKGVEACELSFDGMRVPVSAVLGGSMGNGFAQMMKGLETGRIQVAARALGVATAALEDALAYAQQRESFGQPIWKHQAVGHYLAEMATKLTAARQLTRYAAERYDSGARCDMEAGMAKLFASEAAMEIALNAVRIHGGYGYSTEYDVERYFRDAPLMIVGEGTNEIQRNVIAAQLVARGGI; from the coding sequence ATGCTGGTCGCCACGGTGCGGGCATTCGTAGACCGCGATGTGAAACCCACCGTGCGTGAGGTCGAGCACGCCAACACCTATCCCGAGGCATGGATCGAGCAGATGAAGCTCATCGGCATCTATGGCCTGGCCATTGGTGAGGAGTACGGCGGATCGCCGGTATCGATGCCCTGCTATGTACAGGTCACCCAGGAGCTGGCCCGCGGCTGGATGAGCCTGGCCGGTGCGATGGGCGGCCACACAGTCGTGGCCAAGCTGCTGGCGTTGTTCGGCACCGCCGAACAACGCCAGGCCTACCTGCCACCGATGGCTACCGGCGAGCTGCGCGCAACGATGGCGCTAACCGAGCCCGGCGGCGGCTCCGATCTGCAGAACATGTCGACCACCGCACTGCCCGATGGCCCCGACCGGTCCAGCCTGGTGATCAACGGTGCCAAGACCTGGATCAGCAACGCGCGCCGTTCGGGATTAATTGCTTTGCTGTGCAAGACCGATCCGGATGCCATTCCGCAGCACCAGGGCATATCGATCGTGCTGGTCGAACCCGGACCGGGCCTGACCGTGTCGCGCGACCTACCCAAGCTGGGCTACAAGGGCGTCGAGGCGTGCGAGTTGTCGTTCGATGGCATGCGGGTACCGGTGTCGGCCGTCCTGGGCGGCAGCATGGGTAACGGTTTTGCTCAGATGATGAAAGGCCTTGAGACCGGCCGTATCCAGGTCGCGGCTCGCGCCCTGGGGGTGGCAACGGCGGCACTGGAAGATGCGCTTGCCTACGCGCAGCAACGCGAGAGTTTCGGTCAGCCGATCTGGAAACACCAAGCCGTCGGGCACTATCTCGCCGAGATGGCAACCAAACTCACCGCGGCCCGCCAACTCACCCGCTACGCCGCCGAGCGCTACGACAGCGGGGCGCGCTGCGACATGGAGGCCGGAATGGCCAAGTTGTTCGCCTCGGAGGCCGCCATGGAGATTGCCCTCAACGCCGTACGCATCCATGGCGGCTATGGCTACTCGACCGAATACGACGTAGAGCGCTATTTTCGCGATGCCCCGCTGATGATCGTCGGCGAGGGCACCAACGAGATACAGCGCAATGTGATCGCCGCACAGCTGGTCGCCCGCGGCGGAATCTAG
- a CDS encoding class I SAM-dependent methyltransferase, translating into MLGHLYDRALSGERCWLRHDDGELRLLPTHRWLADRASRQVSASDSSSDEIFDEAVAQRCSGPTIELGCGPGRLIARLVQRGIPALGIDRSAAAIRLAGRGGAPAMLGDVFEPLPGMGCWQTVLLIDGNVGLGGDPLRILGRAAELLSPGGRCVAEFDTQTIGIHARWVRLESACDVGPWFRWASVGVDSAALLAAQVGLTLTSVELVGGRVIADLVAL; encoded by the coding sequence ATGCTGGGGCATCTGTACGATCGGGCACTTAGCGGTGAGCGATGCTGGCTCCGTCATGACGACGGTGAGTTGCGTCTGTTACCGACGCACCGTTGGCTGGCCGACCGAGCGTCCCGGCAGGTTTCCGCCTCGGATTCCTCCAGCGATGAGATCTTCGACGAGGCGGTGGCGCAGAGGTGCAGCGGCCCGACCATCGAGCTGGGCTGCGGGCCCGGACGGCTGATCGCACGATTGGTGCAGCGGGGGATCCCGGCGCTGGGCATCGACCGATCTGCGGCCGCCATCCGGCTGGCCGGCCGCGGGGGTGCCCCGGCCATGCTGGGTGACGTCTTCGAACCGTTGCCCGGCATGGGCTGCTGGCAGACGGTCCTGTTGATCGACGGAAATGTGGGGCTCGGCGGAGACCCGCTTAGGATTCTGGGCCGCGCCGCCGAGCTACTGTCTCCCGGTGGGCGTTGCGTGGCCGAGTTCGACACCCAGACCATCGGTATTCACGCCCGCTGGGTTCGGCTGGAGTCGGCGTGCGATGTCGGCCCGTGGTTTCGGTGGGCCTCGGTCGGGGTGGACAGCGCGGCCCTGCTGGCCGCGCAGGTAGGTCTCACACTGACCAGCGTTGAATTGGTCGGTGGCCGGGTCATCGCGGATCTGGTGGCCCTATGA
- a CDS encoding MaoC family dehydratase, which translates to MHTGYAGIREGGPYFDDLFVGQVFDWAPAMTLSAGLAAAHQAILGDRLRLALDAPLCAAVTGASAALAHPGLVCNVAIGQSTLVTQRVKANLFYRGLTFHRFPVIGDTIYTRTEVVGLRANAAKPGRAPTGMAALRMTTIDQADRLVLDFYRCAMLPASPEWRPGGPGDDLSSIGADVGPAGVDATAQWDADAFRRRVPGPHFDTGLAGTVMHSTADLVGSAPELARLTLNIAATHHDSRIGGQRLVYGGHTIGLAFAQACRLMPNLVTVLGWEHCDHTGPVREGDTLYSEVHVESAGATSQGGVLGLRSLVYAVSGSPDEADRPVLDWRFSALQF; encoded by the coding sequence GTGCATACCGGGTACGCGGGCATCCGCGAGGGCGGGCCCTACTTCGATGATTTGTTCGTAGGCCAGGTGTTCGACTGGGCGCCGGCGATGACGCTGTCCGCCGGATTGGCGGCGGCCCATCAGGCGATCCTGGGCGACCGGCTGCGACTGGCGCTGGATGCGCCCCTGTGCGCGGCGGTGACCGGTGCGTCCGCCGCGCTGGCGCACCCGGGCCTGGTGTGCAACGTGGCGATCGGCCAGTCGACGTTGGTGACCCAACGGGTTAAGGCGAATCTGTTCTACCGTGGGCTCACCTTTCACCGGTTCCCGGTGATCGGCGACACCATCTACACGCGCACCGAGGTGGTCGGGCTGCGTGCCAACGCGGCCAAACCTGGTCGGGCTCCAACCGGTATGGCGGCGCTGCGGATGACCACTATCGATCAGGCCGATCGGTTGGTGCTCGACTTCTACCGGTGTGCCATGCTGCCGGCCAGCCCCGAGTGGCGTCCCGGTGGGCCCGGCGATGACTTGTCGTCGATCGGCGCAGATGTCGGCCCAGCCGGCGTGGATGCCACCGCCCAATGGGACGCCGACGCATTCCGACGCCGGGTGCCCGGCCCGCACTTTGACACCGGCTTGGCCGGTACCGTCATGCATAGCACCGCAGACCTGGTCGGTAGCGCACCGGAATTGGCCCGACTAACGCTGAACATCGCTGCCACCCATCATGATTCGCGGATCGGCGGTCAACGCCTGGTTTACGGAGGGCACACCATCGGTCTGGCGTTTGCGCAGGCCTGTCGGCTGATGCCCAACCTGGTGACGGTCCTGGGTTGGGAGCACTGCGACCACACCGGTCCGGTGCGCGAGGGTGACACCTTGTATAGCGAGGTGCACGTCGAATCCGCCGGGGCGACCTCCCAGGGCGGGGTGCTGGGATTACGGTCGCTGGTCTACGCGGTCAGCGGCTCACCGGACGAGGCCGACCGGCCGGTGTTGGACTGGCGTTTCAGCGCATTGCAGTTCTAG
- a CDS encoding CD225/dispanin family protein: MSYPPGPYGGSPEWQNPQPGWQGQQPGWPAQQPGYAPEPDNYLVWAILSTLLCCLPFGIVSIVYSTKVSGLWAQGRYAEAQAASANAKKWAIISAITGAILGVIFAVIYVAIIMVAVSVDHNIPSTITTYSGY; encoded by the coding sequence ATGAGTTATCCGCCAGGGCCTTACGGAGGTTCCCCAGAGTGGCAGAACCCGCAGCCCGGTTGGCAGGGCCAGCAGCCGGGCTGGCCGGCTCAGCAACCCGGCTATGCACCGGAGCCGGACAACTATCTCGTTTGGGCGATTCTGAGCACGCTGTTGTGTTGCCTGCCGTTTGGCATCGTTTCGATCGTGTACTCCACCAAAGTTTCCGGGCTGTGGGCACAGGGACGATACGCCGAGGCGCAGGCCGCCTCCGCCAACGCCAAGAAGTGGGCGATCATCAGCGCAATAACCGGGGCCATCCTCGGCGTGATCTTTGCGGTGATCTACGTTGCCATCATCATGGTGGCAGTGTCGGTCGATCACAACATCCCATCCACGATCACCACCTATTCCGGCTACTGA